The following are encoded in a window of SAR202 cluster bacterium genomic DNA:
- a CDS encoding adenylosuccinate synthase, whose protein sequence is MPAYGLIGGQWGDEGKGKVVDYLANQTHWVVRYSGGNNAGHTVINEKGSFSLHLVPSGVFRPNVSCVIGNGVVVDPDVLLHELAQLEDRGVDTSRVYVSDRAHLIMPYHILIDGLEEASRGKSAIGTTKKGVGPAYVDKAARTGIRAGELLDLKALIPRLKTVVEAKNAVLTKLYDAPPISLAELSNKCVSWADQLKDLLRPTELVLQEALVKKENILLEGAQGALLDMDHGTYPYVTSSSSSIGGALTGLGFGPSHIKGVIGVFKAYCTRVGGGPFPSEMTDNTAHILRERAWEYGTTTGRARRIGWFDAIAARYSNNINGLTSLVLTRLDVLDGFNPVKICVGYKVDGQTLDHFPASVDLLARCQPVYDEMSGWDKPTAGATDIAQLPEQALNYVRRLEKLIGTPFHMISTGPHRNETIPLKPLI, encoded by the coding sequence ATGCCGGCTTACGGACTCATCGGCGGTCAGTGGGGCGACGAAGGTAAAGGCAAGGTCGTCGACTACCTGGCCAACCAGACCCACTGGGTCGTCCGCTACTCCGGCGGCAACAACGCCGGCCACACCGTCATCAACGAAAAAGGCTCCTTCTCCCTCCACCTCGTCCCCTCAGGCGTCTTCCGCCCCAACGTCTCCTGCGTTATCGGCAACGGCGTCGTCGTAGACCCCGACGTCCTCCTCCACGAGCTCGCCCAGCTCGAAGACCGCGGCGTCGACACCTCCCGCGTCTACGTCAGCGACCGCGCCCACCTCATCATGCCCTACCACATCCTCATCGACGGCCTGGAAGAGGCCTCGCGGGGCAAAAGCGCCATCGGCACCACCAAAAAGGGCGTCGGCCCCGCCTATGTCGATAAAGCCGCCCGCACCGGCATTCGCGCCGGCGAGCTCCTCGACCTCAAAGCACTCATCCCCCGCCTCAAGACCGTGGTCGAGGCCAAGAACGCTGTCCTCACCAAGCTCTACGACGCCCCTCCCATCTCCTTAGCCGAACTCTCCAACAAGTGCGTCTCCTGGGCCGACCAGCTTAAAGACCTCCTTCGCCCCACCGAGCTTGTTCTTCAAGAAGCCCTGGTTAAAAAGGAAAACATCCTCCTGGAAGGCGCCCAGGGCGCGCTCCTGGACATGGACCACGGCACCTACCCCTACGTCACCTCCTCCTCCTCCTCCATCGGCGGCGCCCTCACCGGCCTCGGCTTCGGCCCCTCCCACATCAAAGGCGTCATCGGCGTCTTCAAGGCCTACTGCACGCGAGTCGGCGGCGGCCCCTTCCCCAGCGAGATGACCGACAACACCGCCCATATCCTCCGAGAGCGCGCCTGGGAGTACGGCACCACCACCGGCCGCGCCCGCCGCATCGGCTGGTTCGACGCCATCGCCGCCCGCTACTCCAACAATATCAACGGCCTCACCTCCCTGGTTCTCACGCGCCTGGACGTTCTCGACGGCTTCAACCCTGTGAAAATATGCGTCGGCTATAAGGTCGACGGCCAGACCCTCGACCACTTCCCTGCCAGCGTCGATCTCCTGGCGCGATGCCAGCCCGTCTACGATGAGATGTCCGGCTGGGACAAGCCCACCGCCGGCGCTACCGACATCGCCCAGCTCCCTGAACAGGCCCTCAACTACGTCCGCCGCCTGGAAAAACTCATCGGCACCCCCTTCCACATGATCTCCACCGGCCCCCACCGCAACGAGACCATCCCCCTCAAACCCCTCATCTAA